The proteins below come from a single Deinococcus multiflagellatus genomic window:
- a CDS encoding heavy metal translocating P-type ATPase yields the protein MTGTPPISGTPLRYFVARMDCADCARTVQSALSRLPGVGDPKVNFTTQTLSLRLDEAQLPRETLERTLRALGYPPTLEPAPATSAGLTLRYFVNNMDCADCAGKVQGVVSRLPGVGEAKVNFTTQVLSLTLDESRTPRAQLEQALRAIGYPPELQSDAPVPPGTASAPRPARVELPWYRTAKGRNVLLTGGLLALALLFSLVAPSLAFWAYAAATLIGVWPLVLKALASTRLGEPFTINTLISVAAIGAIAIGEAAEGALVVFLFAVGELLENIAAGRARAGIQALAALAPKTALLLDGGQTREVPVEQLQVGQLVRVPPGGRVPADGTITEGHSNLDDSPVTGESVPVHKGAGDTVYAGSINTDGVLTVRVDRGASDNTIARIIHLVEEAESAKAPTARFIDRFSRWYTPAAMLIALLFAVLPPLLFGQPWHEWIYKGVALLLIACPCALVLSVPAAVTSGISAGARQGLLIKGGAALETIGSVNTIAFDKTGTLTENKPQVTDIVPLGAAEQEVVTLAAAVETGSAHPLAKAILGRAGDLNIPAADNARAIPGKAVTATVGGRALAVGSPRYAQDLAPLAPDVQRRIEALEQQGKTVVVLLDGPVPLGLLAIRDEPRTDAKAAIAKLHALGVRSVMLTGDNARTGRAIAGDLGLDVEAELMPEDKLRRIADLKQGGKIAMVGDGINDAPALAQSDVGIAMGGGTDVALETADAALLRHSVTGVSDLVQLSRATMRNIRQNVTFALGLKAIFLVTTLLGITGLWPAILSDTGATVLVTANALRLLRFRPS from the coding sequence ATGACCGGTACGCCCCCCATTTCCGGCACGCCGCTGCGCTACTTCGTGGCGCGCATGGACTGTGCCGACTGCGCCCGCACGGTGCAGAGCGCCCTCAGCCGCCTGCCCGGCGTGGGTGACCCCAAGGTCAACTTCACCACGCAGACGCTGAGCCTGCGCCTCGACGAGGCGCAACTGCCCCGCGAGACACTGGAACGCACCCTCCGCGCCCTGGGCTATCCCCCCACGCTGGAGCCTGCGCCGGCCACCTCTGCCGGCCTGACCCTGCGCTACTTCGTGAACAACATGGACTGCGCGGACTGCGCGGGCAAGGTGCAAGGGGTCGTCTCCCGACTTCCCGGCGTGGGCGAGGCCAAGGTCAACTTCACCACGCAGGTGCTCAGCTTAACCCTGGATGAATCGCGCACCCCCCGCGCGCAGCTGGAGCAGGCCCTGCGCGCCATCGGCTACCCCCCCGAATTGCAATCGGACGCGCCCGTTCCCCCAGGCACCGCTTCCGCGCCTCGTCCCGCGCGGGTGGAGCTGCCCTGGTACCGAACCGCCAAGGGCCGCAACGTCCTGCTGACCGGGGGCCTGCTGGCCCTCGCGCTGCTGTTCAGCCTGGTCGCGCCGTCCCTCGCCTTCTGGGCGTACGCGGCCGCCACCCTGATCGGCGTGTGGCCGCTGGTGCTCAAAGCGCTGGCCAGCACCCGTCTGGGCGAGCCCTTCACCATCAACACCCTGATCAGTGTGGCCGCCATCGGGGCCATTGCCATCGGCGAAGCCGCCGAGGGCGCGCTGGTCGTGTTCCTGTTCGCGGTCGGCGAACTGCTGGAAAACATCGCGGCGGGCCGCGCCCGGGCCGGCATTCAGGCGCTGGCGGCCCTCGCGCCGAAAACGGCCCTGCTGCTGGACGGCGGCCAGACCCGCGAGGTGCCCGTCGAGCAGTTGCAGGTCGGTCAGCTGGTCCGCGTGCCGCCGGGCGGCCGCGTCCCCGCCGACGGCACCATCACCGAAGGCCACTCCAACCTCGACGACAGCCCCGTCACAGGCGAAAGCGTACCCGTCCACAAGGGCGCTGGCGATACCGTATACGCCGGCAGCATCAACACCGACGGCGTCCTGACCGTCCGCGTGGACCGGGGCGCGAGTGACAACACCATCGCGCGCATCATTCACCTCGTGGAGGAAGCCGAGTCCGCCAAAGCCCCCACCGCGCGCTTCATTGACCGCTTTTCCCGCTGGTACACGCCCGCCGCCATGCTGATCGCGCTGCTGTTCGCCGTCCTCCCCCCGCTGCTGTTCGGTCAGCCGTGGCACGAATGGATCTACAAGGGCGTCGCGCTGCTGCTGATCGCCTGCCCCTGCGCCCTGGTGCTCTCGGTGCCCGCCGCCGTGACCAGCGGCATCAGCGCCGGTGCCCGGCAGGGCCTGCTGATCAAGGGCGGGGCCGCCCTGGAAACCATCGGCAGCGTGAACACCATCGCGTTTGACAAGACCGGCACGCTGACCGAGAACAAGCCGCAGGTGACGGACATCGTGCCACTGGGCGCGGCCGAGCAGGAGGTCGTGACATTGGCCGCCGCCGTCGAAACAGGCAGCGCCCACCCACTCGCCAAAGCCATCCTCGGCCGTGCAGGCGACCTGAACATTCCCGCGGCGGACAACGCCCGGGCCATTCCCGGCAAGGCCGTCACCGCGACCGTCGGTGGCCGCGCCCTGGCCGTGGGCTCACCCCGCTACGCGCAGGACCTGGCGCCCCTGGCCCCCGACGTGCAGCGCCGCATTGAAGCGCTTGAACAGCAGGGGAAGACGGTCGTGGTGCTGCTGGACGGTCCCGTGCCCCTGGGACTGCTCGCCATCCGCGATGAGCCGCGCACGGACGCCAAAGCAGCCATCGCCAAGCTCCATGCCCTGGGGGTGCGCTCGGTCATGCTGACCGGCGACAACGCCCGCACCGGGCGCGCCATCGCGGGAGACCTCGGTCTCGATGTGGAAGCCGAACTGATGCCGGAAGACAAGCTGCGGCGCATCGCCGACCTCAAGCAGGGCGGCAAGATCGCCATGGTGGGCGACGGCATCAACGACGCGCCCGCGCTCGCGCAGAGTGACGTCGGGATCGCCATGGGCGGCGGCACGGACGTCGCGCTGGAAACGGCCGACGCCGCCCTGCTGCGGCACAGCGTCACGGGCGTCAGCGACCTCGTTCAGCTGTCCCGCGCCACCATGCGCAACATCCGCCAGAACGTCACCTTCGCCCTGGGGCTCAAGGCCATCTTCCTGGTGACCACGCTGCTCGGTATCACCGGCCTGTGGCCCGCCATCCTCAGCGACACGGGCGCCACCGTGCTCGTCACCGCCAACGCCCTGCGCCTGCTGCGCTTCCGCCCCAGTTGA
- the lnt gene encoding apolipoprotein N-acyltransferase — MGRVLFSALLGSLLALTAVPHPWSAATPLPLAALLLWVCTPARPTAAAARLFWSMTTFFGLHLLFLPLSFAALFGAVGALLFLPLFALEGGFYALLALMVTALLPTLPGRLWGLAFGWVLLEWLRHLGPFAFPWGTLGYTLLPTPLIQVADLGGVLLASLLVTSLAAALARLTAGGVRPLALTLPIWALALLYGLTRPEVTPPTHRALLVQGNLNPLDKVQGTAEPLPLYTRLSAGASSDVVIWPETAVTALDVPRLPAHPLLIGVSRPGQNRMEAWDTTLTGAYDKHQRVPFAEYLPLREPLAPLYHQVFRALGLPDLTGLQKGQLDRPLGLRGVTYGAYVCYESVFPSVARHLVRGGADVLVNASNDGWFNAGTGVEQHFAMGRVRAIETRRYLLRAGNIGVTAVIDPRGRVTQALPPRRAGALSARFALQRGTTGYVRWGDWPVAVAALGLLVLGRKNNR, encoded by the coding sequence TTGGGGCGCGTTCTGTTCTCCGCGCTGCTGGGCAGCCTGCTGGCCCTGACGGCTGTGCCCCACCCCTGGAGTGCGGCGACCCCCCTGCCCCTCGCCGCGCTGCTGCTGTGGGTCTGCACACCCGCTCGGCCCACAGCCGCCGCTGCGCGGCTGTTCTGGAGCATGACCACCTTTTTTGGCCTGCACCTGCTGTTCTTGCCCCTCAGCTTCGCCGCGCTGTTCGGCGCGGTGGGCGCCCTCCTGTTCCTGCCGCTGTTCGCCCTGGAAGGGGGTTTCTATGCGCTGCTCGCCCTCATGGTGACTGCGCTGCTCCCCACGCTTCCCGGGCGGCTGTGGGGCCTGGCGTTCGGGTGGGTGCTCCTGGAATGGCTGCGCCACCTGGGCCCGTTCGCCTTTCCCTGGGGCACCCTCGGCTACACGCTCCTGCCCACCCCGCTGATTCAGGTCGCCGACCTGGGCGGCGTGCTGCTCGCCAGCCTCCTCGTCACCAGCCTGGCGGCGGCCCTCGCCCGCCTCACGGCGGGGGGCGTGCGGCCCCTCGCGCTGACGCTGCCCATCTGGGCCCTGGCGCTGCTGTACGGCCTGACCCGGCCTGAGGTCACGCCGCCCACCCACCGCGCCCTCCTGGTGCAGGGCAACCTCAATCCGCTCGACAAAGTGCAGGGCACAGCCGAACCGCTGCCCCTCTATACCCGCCTCAGCGCAGGGGCCTCCTCGGACGTGGTGATCTGGCCCGAAACGGCGGTCACGGCGCTGGACGTGCCGCGCCTCCCGGCCCACCCCCTCCTGATTGGCGTCTCCCGCCCCGGACAGAACCGGATGGAAGCGTGGGACACCACGCTCACTGGCGCCTACGACAAGCACCAGCGCGTTCCCTTTGCCGAGTACCTCCCGCTGCGTGAGCCGCTCGCCCCGCTCTACCACCAGGTGTTTCGCGCGCTCGGCTTGCCCGACCTCACCGGCCTCCAGAAGGGACAGCTTGACCGGCCGCTGGGTTTGCGTGGGGTCACGTACGGCGCGTACGTGTGTTACGAGAGCGTCTTTCCCTCCGTCGCCCGTCACCTGGTCCGGGGCGGCGCCGACGTGCTCGTGAACGCCTCCAACGACGGCTGGTTCAATGCGGGAACCGGCGTGGAACAACACTTCGCGATGGGCCGGGTCCGCGCCATTGAAACGCGGCGTTACCTGCTGCGCGCAGGCAACATTGGCGTGACGGCCGTGATTGACCCCAGGGGGCGGGTGACGCAGGCGCTCCCGCCCCGCCGTGCGGGCGCCCTCTCCGCGCGCTTCGCCCTGCAGCGGGGCACCACGGGGTACGTCCGGTGGGGCGACTGGCCCGTGGCCGTCGCGGCACTCGGGCTTCTCGTCCTTGGGCGCAAGAACAACCGGTAG
- a CDS encoding flavin-containing monooxygenase produces MRVPPDDQSAAPLDVLVIGGGQAGLAAGYHLQRAGRTFCILDANARTGDSWRARYDSLVLFTPAKRSALPGLPFPGDPEHYPTKDEVADYLHAYVQAFELPVAHASPVLHLQATPTGFTADTPQGHWTARAVVVATGPFQTPHTPAFARTLAPDVVQLHSSAYRRPTDLPPGRVVVVGSGNSGAQIAQELSRTHTVTVAQGRPQPALPQRLLGRDIFDWLSALGLLEVKAASPLGRALQRRDPVIGTNLRHLSRTRQLRLAPRIVGTAGRALITQDGGRLETESVLWATGFRPNYRWLAVDVLTDQGQPMHDGGVTRVPGVFFVGLPWQRTRNSALLGGVGQDAERLIDHHLSSPGPRRTP; encoded by the coding sequence ATGCGTGTGCCTCCTGATGACCAGTCTGCCGCACCCCTCGACGTCCTCGTGATTGGTGGGGGCCAGGCGGGCCTCGCGGCCGGCTACCACCTCCAGCGCGCCGGGCGGACTTTCTGCATCCTCGATGCCAACGCCCGCACCGGCGACAGCTGGCGCGCGCGCTACGACTCCCTCGTGCTGTTCACCCCGGCCAAACGCAGCGCCCTGCCGGGGTTGCCCTTCCCCGGCGACCCTGAGCACTACCCCACCAAGGACGAGGTGGCCGACTACCTGCACGCTTACGTCCAGGCGTTTGAGCTTCCAGTCGCGCACGCGTCCCCCGTCCTGCACCTCCAGGCCACACCCACCGGATTCACCGCTGACACGCCGCAGGGCCACTGGACGGCCCGCGCGGTCGTGGTGGCCACTGGCCCCTTCCAGACGCCGCACACGCCTGCCTTCGCCCGCACCCTCGCACCCGACGTGGTCCAGTTGCACAGCAGCGCGTACCGGCGGCCCACCGACCTGCCCCCCGGCCGCGTGGTGGTGGTGGGTTCCGGCAACTCCGGCGCCCAAATTGCCCAGGAACTCAGCCGCACCCACACGGTCACGGTCGCGCAGGGCCGCCCTCAGCCCGCCCTGCCCCAGCGCCTGCTCGGGCGCGACATCTTTGATTGGCTCAGCGCCCTGGGCCTGCTGGAGGTCAAGGCCGCTTCACCCCTCGGCCGCGCCTTGCAGCGCCGGGACCCTGTGATTGGCACGAACCTCAGGCACCTAAGCCGGACCAGGCAGCTCCGGCTCGCGCCGCGGATCGTGGGCACGGCCGGCCGGGCGCTCATCACCCAGGACGGAGGGCGCCTGGAAACCGAGAGCGTACTCTGGGCCACCGGCTTCCGCCCGAACTACCGCTGGCTGGCAGTGGACGTGCTCACTGACCAGGGCCAGCCCATGCACGACGGCGGTGTCACCCGCGTTCCAGGCGTCTTCTTCGTGGGCCTTCCCTGGCAACGCACGCGGAATTCCGCTCTGCTGGGCGGGGTTGGGCAGGACGCCGAGCGGCTGATTGACCACCACCTGTCATCACCAGGGCCGCGCAGAACACCCTGA
- the parS gene encoding type II RES/Xre toxin-antitoxin system antitoxin translates to MTQTFTPTRTPPVLPGTALLGLKATTLLDLGEAVHAGLSPATVERLGTHLGLSLAETLSLLKLSSSTYHRYRRTGRALSADVSTHLYHLARVTEAAERYFEHKDAAHVWLQTPRATFGHRTPLQFALPPEGAEYVTTVLSRLEHGVYT, encoded by the coding sequence ATGACCCAGACGTTTACGCCCACCCGCACCCCCCCTGTCCTGCCCGGAACCGCACTGCTCGGGCTGAAGGCCACCACCCTCCTGGATCTTGGTGAAGCGGTGCATGCTGGCTTGAGTCCAGCCACTGTCGAGCGGCTGGGCACGCACCTCGGGTTGAGCCTGGCCGAGACCCTGTCACTGCTGAAACTGAGCAGCAGTACGTACCACCGCTACCGGCGCACCGGCCGCGCACTCAGCGCGGACGTCAGCACGCACCTGTACCACCTGGCCCGGGTGACGGAAGCTGCGGAGCGGTACTTCGAGCACAAGGACGCCGCCCACGTCTGGTTGCAGACGCCGCGCGCCACCTTTGGCCACCGCACCCCCCTTCAGTTTGCCCTTCCGCCCGAAGGCGCCGAGTACGTGACGACCGTGCTGAGCAGGCTTGAGCACGGCGTCTACACGTGA
- a CDS encoding RES family NAD+ phosphorylase, translating into MTLTLHRVSKLQYATQPLLTDHGFGAAKFGGRWNSADPALEFDRRIIYASDTLGQALLEVIVQVGSGALHRVPHGHVTLAVDPDAIAELPASALPPNWNDPPLSPATQIIGDEWYDLGSSPVLRVPSVILPLTVYGPGQANYLINAGHPNIRTAVQLVILSFYSKRPSSAAPSCVPVFAA; encoded by the coding sequence GTGACCCTGACCCTCCACCGCGTCAGTAAACTGCAGTACGCCACCCAACCCCTCCTCACCGACCATGGCTTCGGCGCCGCAAAGTTTGGCGGTCGCTGGAACAGTGCCGATCCCGCGCTCGAGTTTGACCGCCGCATCATCTACGCCAGTGACACCCTGGGGCAAGCCCTGCTGGAGGTGATTGTTCAAGTGGGCAGCGGCGCGCTGCACCGGGTGCCCCACGGGCATGTCACGCTCGCGGTGGATCCAGATGCCATCGCCGAATTGCCCGCCTCGGCGCTGCCTCCCAACTGGAACGACCCTCCCCTGAGCCCAGCCACCCAAATCATTGGAGACGAGTGGTATGACCTGGGCAGTTCACCCGTCCTGCGCGTCCCGTCTGTGATTCTGCCGCTGACGGTGTATGGCCCTGGACAGGCCAATTACCTGATCAATGCGGGTCATCCCAATATCCGCACGGCGGTTCAACTGGTGATTCTGTCGTTTTATTCCAAGAGGCCAAGTTCGGCGGCTCCAAGTTGTGTGCCGGTCTTTGCGGCATAG
- a CDS encoding MFS transporter — translation MMASPASTRPVVWTLALLCTVSYGALYYAQPLLAVATEQAYGWTRVQTGFAFTAALLVSAVLAPWFGRVLDRQGGRLLLSGGALSGTVAFLLLSLTDSYVLFLLGWLLAGLAMTLTFYEAVFTVLGQQVSEALRTRATLTVTLIAGLASTIFVPLTTVLLHGAGLRVTLLGLAGLLLVMAALVWRVIPEHGQARRMRSHASFTPDPAALQLAAGLTLARMVTVGVGLQLAPLLLASGYSPGEAAALTGLLGLSALPGRVLFVPCVKWVGPAPLTVGLLGGLAFGTWLLLSVHSGVKVTGVVLFGLASGALTLARSELLVRGYPAAVYGAVNGWLARPVNLAQALTPLVMGGLFTWTSGYGLSLMLLGGLGGIAAWFVSSYAAKTGTQLGAAELGLLE, via the coding sequence ATGATGGCCTCGCCAGCGTCCACGCGTCCCGTCGTGTGGACGCTGGCTCTTTTGTGCACGGTGAGCTACGGCGCCCTGTATTACGCTCAGCCGCTGCTCGCCGTCGCCACGGAACAGGCTTACGGCTGGACCCGGGTGCAGACCGGCTTCGCGTTTACGGCGGCGCTCCTCGTGAGTGCCGTCCTGGCACCCTGGTTTGGCCGTGTTCTGGACCGGCAGGGTGGACGGCTGTTGTTGAGTGGCGGTGCCCTGAGTGGCACCGTGGCTTTTCTCCTGTTGAGCCTGACGGACAGCTACGTGCTGTTCCTGTTGGGGTGGCTGCTCGCTGGTCTCGCCATGACCCTGACCTTCTACGAGGCCGTATTCACCGTCTTGGGGCAACAGGTCTCAGAGGCCCTCCGGACCCGGGCCACCCTCACGGTCACCTTGATCGCTGGACTGGCCAGCACCATCTTCGTGCCGCTCACGACGGTGTTGTTGCACGGGGCTGGGCTTCGGGTCACCCTGCTGGGATTGGCTGGCCTGCTGCTGGTCATGGCGGCGCTGGTGTGGCGGGTGATCCCAGAGCATGGCCAGGCCAGGAGGATGCGAAGCCATGCGTCGTTCACGCCTGACCCCGCCGCCCTGCAGTTGGCCGCCGGGCTGACGCTGGCCCGGATGGTCACGGTGGGCGTGGGACTGCAACTCGCGCCGCTGTTGTTAGCATCGGGATACAGCCCGGGAGAGGCCGCCGCACTGACCGGACTGCTGGGCCTCAGCGCCCTGCCCGGACGGGTGCTGTTCGTTCCCTGTGTGAAATGGGTGGGACCGGCGCCGCTGACCGTGGGGCTGCTGGGCGGGTTGGCCTTCGGGACATGGCTGCTGCTGAGTGTGCACAGTGGGGTGAAGGTCACAGGCGTGGTGCTGTTCGGGCTGGCCAGTGGGGCCCTGACGCTGGCCCGGTCAGAGTTGTTGGTCCGTGGGTATCCGGCAGCCGTGTATGGAGCAGTCAATGGCTGGCTGGCCCGGCCTGTCAATCTGGCGCAGGCCCTCACGCCACTGGTGATGGGTGGGTTGTTCACCTGGACCTCAGGCTATGGCCTGTCCTTGATGCTGTTGGGTGGCCTGGGAGGCATCGCCGCCTGGTTCGTCAGCAGCTATGCCGCAAAGACCGGCACACAACTTGGAGCCGCCGAACTTGGCCTCTTGGAATAA
- a CDS encoding DUF6428 family protein, translating into MTQTLTAPIPGLSDLTTTQELMTALRTLPQRPLQFHLHGEVLVPAGYHVTEVKAVTIEAMDCGGKANAWRETVIQLMDGSAEEAKAGFMTNRKFLAIYDRVVKHIPVRDEAEVRFEYGNATTPAMQYHVTHVDIASEQITVHLRTPGVQCKAGDSCGTPAEATSDGCAPDSGCCAPQAPISLG; encoded by the coding sequence ATGACCCAGACCCTGACTGCCCCGATTCCCGGCCTGAGCGACCTCACCACGACTCAGGAGCTGATGACAGCCCTGAGAACCTTGCCCCAGCGGCCGCTGCAATTCCATCTCCACGGCGAAGTCCTGGTGCCCGCTGGATACCACGTCACGGAAGTCAAAGCCGTGACCATCGAAGCGATGGACTGCGGCGGGAAAGCCAACGCCTGGCGCGAGACGGTCATTCAGCTGATGGATGGCTCTGCGGAGGAAGCGAAGGCTGGGTTCATGACCAACCGGAAGTTCCTGGCGATCTACGACCGCGTGGTCAAGCACATTCCCGTGCGTGATGAAGCCGAGGTGCGCTTCGAGTACGGGAATGCCACGACCCCCGCGATGCAGTACCACGTGACGCACGTTGATATCGCGTCTGAACAGATCACGGTGCACCTGCGGACCCCTGGCGTGCAGTGCAAGGCGGGCGACAGCTGCGGCACACCGGCCGAGGCGACGTCCGATGGCTGCGCACCGGACTCTGGCTGCTGCGCCCCTCAGGCCCCCATTTCGCTGGGCTGA
- a CDS encoding ArsR/SmtB family transcription factor — protein sequence MDFDGTAVVFKALGDVHRLRALHFLATVDAGCCSTGQGVCTCDVQQMLGLTQPTTSHHMKLLVEAGLVETEKRGKWTYYTLSAKGMLIARTALDGLLAAVPQQQKEAV from the coding sequence ATGGACTTCGATGGAACAGCGGTGGTATTCAAGGCGTTGGGGGACGTACACCGCCTCAGGGCCCTTCACTTCCTCGCCACCGTGGATGCCGGCTGCTGCTCCACCGGGCAGGGCGTGTGTACCTGCGACGTCCAGCAGATGCTCGGCCTGACCCAGCCCACCACCAGCCATCACATGAAGTTGCTGGTTGAGGCTGGTCTGGTCGAAACCGAGAAACGCGGGAAATGGACGTACTACACGCTCAGCGCCAAAGGCATGCTGATCGCCCGCACCGCTCTGGATGGATTGCTGGCAGCCGTGCCGCAGCAGCAAAAGGAGGCCGTATGA